The sequence TAATCTTTGACCACATTGTAATGTTTGAATCCCAGAAGAAGAAGCCGATCGTTATCACCATAGGAACATAACTTCCAGTCTGCAACTTATACTTGATCTGATTAAGGCTGCTGCGTTTTGCCCTTGGGCGATGTCTGTAGCCTTGCATGGAGAGAGATAACCCGATCTCCTCTCCTCTAGCTCAGAGTCCAATTTAGCAGCTCAAAACTATGAATAAATCTAACACTCCATAATTGAATTCTTCAAACAGAGCAGATTTTCAAGGTTAGGCCCCAATGCAAATCCATTTTTCAGGCTGCACAATGAAAAGTCATTTTCAATGATCTTAGGAATAAAATATGTCGTGAAGCAAGGAAAACAAAGTACTTTTACAATAAAGGAGACGCACAAACATTGTAGGAGACATGAAGTGTGATTCATGCccattaaaagtctgtctgttACTTAAATACCATAGTTGTTATTGTCTGACAATGAAATGCATtatgaataaaatgtatttccttcttttctttgttacaTGTTTCGCTCTGCACATGCAGCTGAAAATACTCAAAAATGAAAGGTGTAGAAGTGTAATTGGGGCTTGCTGCTGTATCGTCTCTGGCAGTGTGTTAACCAAAACAAGGCTTGTATCAATACTTATCCTATTCTACCTTCAAAAGGTGCCCTGAATTATAATTTCCATTAATTGTTTGGAGGGTTAGTTAGTATTTATTCAGCATGGTTTCCCTAATTATTTCTCCGGACGTGTTTTGTCGTGTGCATAATTCGTCATTCCTCTGGGACAGTGTTGTGAGTGGGTGTGCTGAGAGAGCCGGCTAATAGGGGGGAAATGGCATTGAATACCAATGCACAGAGCAGTCAGTCCTTGCAGAAGAGGCCAGacactctgtttgtgtttgttgtgttcggctgtgtgtgcgcgcgcatttCTGCTGTCTTTGCATGGATGCACATCACATATCCGTGTGTGTTAGAGTGTGTGCGCGGTGTTTGCTGTTCTGTCCCCACTCACATCCCGTCTGGATCGAAACCCTGCCCTTCCTGTGCTAAAATAAACCCACCTTGGGAAGTTGAGGACCTTGCACAGAGCGCTGAGTGTTACACCTTTTGATTTTTCACTGACTTGTGTCTTGCTTCTTAGATGTGGCGGGTGAATTTGTGCCATACGTcacagtaaaaacataaaagtttaTTTCAGCATAATTGTAGCTCTTGTTacatttcttcttattttgAGAGAGATCATTTGGCCAAAAACGTCCATTTATTATGGTTTATCTACATTTAAAACATCTACCAGTACCAAATACAAGAGCATTTATCTGCTCAGATCATTTGCCctctgtgtttgtatatgtttttACAACTCAATAAGAAAATACACCCAATGAACTGATGAAGTGACCTATAGCTACATTTCAAAAACTGTCTCAACCTTGAGTTTTAAACGATCCCATTAATGATTGACTTTGAGTTCTGCGGGTGAGGAGATGCTCGTATTGATCCTCTAAAAGGAGAAACCGTCTTTCAAAGGAGGTTTTATGAAAACACAAATCCCTATTGAGCCAGCCTAAGTTACAGAGGCCTCACGGGGTTTCTCCACACCACTGAGCAATCCAGCAGCCTTTCTAAAGTTACCTTAGTGAACACAACTCAGCATATTTGCATAAGGAAACCTGGGCACTTAAAGGACTTGTCCTTCTTGGCTTAAATCCACAATTGTATGTTAACTGAGCAGACTCACTCAGATTAAGGTAATGTATTATGATGAAAAGCTCCAGAACAGTAACTGAAGGGGACACTGTCGTGGTAGTTTTGATGGTGAAGTTTAAAGAGCTTCtttactataatatttattggcTTTTGAATGATTATGACACATTTTTCTGTCTCACTTCTTCCTTTCACTTTCTCTTACAGCTCATAGTGGAGAAAACAACAGACTTCCCCTCTGCTGAGTTCTCTCTAGTGGAGGATGTGGCTCTGCACTTTACCTGTTTGATGGACAGGCTGAATGAGCAGCGCCTCTTCCAGCCTGACCTGTGTGACGTTGACATTGTTCTTGTGCGTCAGCACAGCACCTTTCCGGCCCACAAGGGTGTGCTGGCAGCTTACAGCCCTTTCTTCCACTCGCTTTTTGCCCAAAGCAAACAGCTGCGGCGGGTGGACCTGTCGCTGGATGCCCTGACCTCTCAGGGCCTTCAGCAAATCCTCAACTTCATTTACACCTCCAAACTGCTGGTGAGCAGCCGCACTGTTCGCGACGTGCTCAACGCCGCTACCCTGCTTCAGATGAGCGACATCGCAGCCTCCTGTCACGACCTTATCAGCAGCCACTCGCTGAGAACCACCTGCACAGATATGGCCAATCAAGAAGGGCATGCCAGCAGTGAGCCGGCTTCTGTAGCGATGCCCCCTAGCCAGATGTACCGTGAGATCAAACAGGAGTCAGAGCTCGGCAGGGTGTACACGAGAGAAGGAAACAGCCCTTTTTCTGTCAGAGTAGAAGAGACAGGCAAGACGGCTTCTCAGGCAAAGCAGTACTACCAGAAGGAAGAAGGCTCGGGAAGCGGGGCCAGCACAGGTGTGGCTAGTTTGTGTAAAGTGGAAGGAAATGGAGAGGAGTCAAAGACAGCAGATGGCCACGCCTCCTTCAACAGAGATCAGATCATCGTCGAAGTCAACCTTAATAACCAGACTCTTAACGTCTCAAAGGGATCAGAGGGCAAATCGGCCACTTCTACAGAGACTTCCACCATGTTTGGCCGCTGCCGTAACAACCAGCAAGATTCAGAGGGCGATGAGGATAATGAAGTGGAGAACGATGATACAGATGGAGAAGAGGATGTGGAAGATTTGAAGAGGGGTGACATATTGGGGCAAAGTagtgaagaggaagatgaggaggaggatgaagaagaagaggaaaacacCCTCAACATTCCAGGCTTGGAGCAGCCAGCTATGATGGATCGACCTCGTCGGGGCACCAGAGCCTTGGCTATGGCTGGTACCACTGCCTCTCTGCGGCAGACGCTTGCAGAGGCCACGCTGGCCAACCAGCGGCAGGGTGGGAAGAGGGCGTTGGACCTGGAGGGCCTGGGCCAAAAAGTGAGGCTGGAGGAGAAGCAACATTACCCATGTAAAAAGTGTCCTCGCATCTTCAACAATCGCTGGTATCTAGAAAAACACATGAACGTCACTCACAACCGCATGCAAATCTGCAATAACTGTGGAAAACGCTTCCTGCTAGAGAGcgagctgctgctgcatcaacagactgactgtgaGAAAAGCATCCAGGTACGATTAAACCATAATCATTGTATAACTTATATGCTTGGGGACTATGTCTTTCAGCTAACATAATATAGATCTATGAGAATTGTTTTGGGCAGTCCAGATGTCCGATCCCGGACAAGCCCCCATTATTATGCTAGGTCTAGCTCAAATACATTAAAGTTAATTGAAAAGATAAGTCAATAGGATGAATGTGgcgtgaataaggcacggcgggaccacggagcaacGTTCAGAGCCATCTTTATTTAATTCACGTCACACCACAACACACCcaaacccctgagtccccgtgtttttaactaggcgggcgtgattaaggatgccatgcaggtgcgtccgccctccctgcacggcaccgcaggccacgccccactacatacccccatcgcccgattgaggcCGGGGAGCCATCCGGTCGAACCTACTCCCCCACCGGGAGAGGGAATCAGCCCGGACAGCTGGCGCCCCCAGGCCCCGGCCAAGCGACGGGGAGGTGCGAGTTCAGGTGGCCGCCCGCGAATCCAGCGGCGCAGGCCAAGCTGGTTAGGAGGTCGGACGCGTGGCAGGTGCACCCTGCGTGGCCGGCACAGTAGTGAGCCCCAGCTCACAGGTGGCTGGGCAGAGGTGTGGCGTGTACTGGcctctggtggtggtggtggtgaggccGGTCTGGCGAGCACGGCGATCTCAAGCGTGGCGCACGCCTCGGTCGCCCGTTCCACTTGAGCAGGCTCCCTTGGCACGGGGACCTCCAGCTCCTTGCGCGGCCCCTCCGTCACCGCCGTCGCTCCCCGCCGGAGCAGCCCATCGCGCGACTCCTCCATCACTGCTACTCCCCCCGCCGCCACTCCCGGCTCGAGCAGCCCCTCGCACAgctccgctgctgctgctgctgctgctgctgctcctgcttccGGCTCGAGCAGCCCCTCGCGCAGCTCCTCCTCCCCCAGCCGGCGCAGACCCTTGTGCGCCTCGTCTGCCGTCTCCGGTTGGAGCAGCTCATCCACCGctcccggcaggagcagcccttcaccCGGCTGTTCCCCCTTCTCCGGCAGGCGCAGATCCCCGCGCGCCTCGTCTGCCACTTCCGGCTGCTGAGGTGCCTCAcgcggctcctccaccgcttcactgtcctcgggacacacctgtgggggtggcgcccaggcccagagcagcgccGCCAGCTCCCCAATCCTTTCCTGGTGGCGCTCGGActggtcctgcagctcttcctgctggcgacgcacctccgccgcctgcttCCGCTGGGTGGCCGCTATTTCGGCCACCATCTCGGCCAGCTCTTCCCTTCCCTGGCTCTGGTCAGTACCCACCATGccgcctcctgggtttcggcaccaatgcAAACATACACGGCAGACCCAGTggcattttgatgctttttattAAAGCTTTGACGGTTGCTGTCCACAATACTCACAGAGatgcagctctcccgctgccCGCTCAACACTATCACAACAACCCAACCACAGGACCCAGTACAATATTTAATTCGgcggggcgtgattgcggacaccgtgcaggtgcgtccgcctcctctgcacggcaccgcaggccacgccccgccacatacccccatcgcccgacTGAGGCCGGGGAACCATCCGGCCAAACGTACTCCCCCCACTGCGAGCGGGAGAGGGGATCACCCCGGACCGTCGGCGCCCCCGGGCCCTGGCCAAGCGACGGGGAGTTGTGAGTTCAGGTGGCCGCCCACGAACCCAGCAGCGTCGGcgaagctggtccggaggtcggccgcgtGGCAGGTGGACGCGGCGCGGTCGGTACGGTCGTGCGTCCCAGCTCGCAGGCGGCTGGGCAGATGTCCGGCAGGCACCAGCCTCTGGTGGAGGTGAGGCCGCTCTGCTCACCCCGCTAACCTCTGGCTTCGGTGGCGCGGACTCCCTTAGCACGGGCACCACCGACTTATCCCGCGGCTTCTCCGCCCCTCCCGGTGGGAGCAGCTCACGCTGCACCTCTGCCGCTGCCGGCTGGAGCGGCTCCCCTCGCTGCGCCTCCGGCGCTGCCTCTACCGGCTGGAGCAGCTCCTCGGGCGCCGCCTCCGCTGCTGTCTCTCCCGGCTGGAGCGGCTCCTCGGGCGCCGCCATCGCCGCTGTCTCTCCCGGCTCGAGCAGCCCCTCGCGCAGCTCCTCctctgccgctgctgctgctcctgctgctgctgctcctgctgctgctgctcctgctgctgcttccgGCTCGAGCAGCCCCTCGCGCAGCTCCTCCGCCTCCAGCAGGCACAGCCCCTTTTGCCCCTCGTCCACCTCTGGGTGGAGCGGCTCCTCTTCCTCCGGCAGGTGTAGACCCTCGCCCGCCTCGTCCTCCGCCTCCGATTGGAACAgctcctccaccgctcccggcaggagcagcccttTACCCGGCTGTTCCTCCTCTTCCGGCAGGCTCGG is a genomic window of Astatotilapia calliptera chromosome 9, fAstCal1.2, whole genome shotgun sequence containing:
- the zbtb47b gene encoding zinc finger and BTB domain-containing protein 47; translation: MLIVEKTTDFPSAEFSLVEDVALHFTCLMDRLNEQRLFQPDLCDVDIVLVRQHSTFPAHKGVLAAYSPFFHSLFAQSKQLRRVDLSLDALTSQGLQQILNFIYTSKLLVSSRTVRDVLNAATLLQMSDIAASCHDLISSHSLRTTCTDMANQEGHASSEPASVAMPPSQMYREIKQESELGRVYTREGNSPFSVRVEETGKTASQAKQYYQKEEGSGSGASTGVASLCKVEGNGEESKTADGHASFNRDQIIVEVNLNNQTLNVSKGSEGKSATSTETSTMFGRCRNNQQDSEGDEDNEVENDDTDGEEDVEDLKRGDILGQSSEEEDEEEDEEEEENTLNIPGLEQPAMMDRPRRGTRALAMAGTTASLRQTLAEATLANQRQGGKRALDLEGLGQKVRLEEKQHYPCKKCPRIFNNRWYLEKHMNVTHNRMQICNNCGKRFLLESELLLHQQTDCEKSIQCVTCGKAFKKLWSLHEHNKIVHGYAEKKFSCEICEKKFYTMAHVRKHMVAHTKDMPFTCETCGKSFKRSMSLKVHSLQHSGEKPFKCENCSERFQYKYQLRSHMSIHIGHKQFMCQWCGKDFNMKQYFDEHMKTHTGEKPYICEICGKSFTSRPNMKRHRRTHTGEKPYPCEVCGQRFRFSNMLKAHREKCFRVTNPMVPDGNGDPLGLDRPLAPPAADSSGQAQLGTALPATSVTTPAAASSPHPLHSTQLSLPLLHSMGGLPPTPHLPPPPPLFSAGRMNSNN